From the genome of Panulirus ornatus isolate Po-2019 chromosome 19, ASM3632096v1, whole genome shotgun sequence, one region includes:
- the LOC139755469 gene encoding glutamine-dependent NAD(+) synthetase-like, which produces MVCWSQNSHLVAVNTVTTKFRVRGGTVRENLALQNVQARLRMVLAYLFAQLMLWVRGRQGGLLVLGSANVDEALRGYMTKYDCSSADINPIGGFSKGDLKRFLLLAKDRLNVPVLGDILGAPPTAELEPLEEGSLVQTDEADMGMSYDELSTYGKLRKVECCGPYSMFGKLVHLWSDQCAPKEVAEKVKLFFRIYIWK; this is translated from the coding sequence ATGGTATGCTGGAGTCAAAACAGTCATCTTGTGGCGGTTAACACTGTAACAACAAAGTTTAGAGTGCGTGGAGGAACAGTTAGAGAAAACCTTGCCTTGCAGAACGTGCAAGCAAGACTTCGTATGGTGCTTGCCTATCTCTTTGCTCAGTTGATGCTCTGGGTTCGTGGAAGACAGGGTGGACTCTTGGTTTTAGGATCTGCAAATGTAGATGAGGCACTAAGGGGATACATGACTAAATATGACTGTAGTTCTGCTGATATTAATCCCATCGGTGGATTTTCCAAGGGTGACCTCAAGAGATTTCTGCTTCTAGCCAAAGACAGACTTAATGTTCCTGTACTAGGCGATATTCTAGGAGCACCACCTACTGCAGAACTTGAACCACTTGAGGAGGGCTCACTTGTACAAACAGATGAAGCAGACATGGGCATGTCATATGATGAACTGTCCACATATGGAAAGCTTCGAAAAGTTGAATGTTGTGGTCCATACTCCATGTTTGGCAAGCTAGTTCATCTTTGGTCTGATCAATGTGCACCTAAAGAGGTTGCAGAGAAAGTTAAGCTGttcttccgtatatatatatggaagtaa
- the LOC139755235 gene encoding protein amalgam-like, producing the protein MFNHIMTNGEQRLLFVGEISLKPAAKFTKTDSSFVLSGVTRRHAGKYVCRIETSPVTELEHTLDVQYPALVRRVSPEVQRVVQGSSVSLECHAEGNPPAAINWSRQAGHLPSGAQSEEGLSITLENVDRHVEGTYICTASNGIGDPSSVSMKIEVEYPPEVITEQAILHTGEGDEAKLVCIVHGRPTPHVSWTKDRQPIISDHHIVEHDSLHRHTLTINKVREEDFGDYTCTAENTLGQTKNTLRLTGLPKIPRMTSSPAGGEKTSYTLTWETESYTPIIQYRLRYRKLQHSVASQAPGLWVDGLHDPKPSEGNLTGPIHHMSHALEMLEPATDYEATVDVENKFGWSNTSDIFQFYTRKEVAIGQSSSGCGASTTVSVALMTVMLGPILS; encoded by the coding sequence ATGTTTAACCACATCATGACCAACGGTGAACAGCGACTGTTGTTCGTTGGAGAAATCTCTTTGAAACCTGCAGCAAAGTTCACCAAAACTGATAGTTCCTTTGTCTTGAGTGGTGTGACCAGACGTCACGCTGGCAAGTATGTGTGCCGTATTGAGACTTCCCCAGTCACTGAGCTTGAACACACTCTTGATGTGCAGTACCCAGCATTGGTAAGACGTGTAAGTCCAGAGGTTCAACGTGTTGTTCAAGGATCAAGTGTTTCCCTAGAATGTCATGCAGAAGGTAACCCACCTGCTGCCATTAATTGGAGCCGACAGgcgggacaccttccttcaggaGCACAGTCTGAGGAGGGCTTGAGTATCACCCTTGAAAATGTTGACCGCCATGTCGAAGGAACATATATCTGTACAGCTTCTAATGGCATTGGAGATCCTTCTTCTGTTAGCATGAAAATTGAGGTCGAGTACCCTCCTGAAGTGATAACTGAGCAGGCTATACTTCATACTGGGGAGGGAGATGAAGCCAAGCTGGTGTGCATTGTTCATGGTCGCCCCACTCCTCATGTGTCCTGGACCAAAGATAGGCAGCCTATCATCTCTGACCATCACATTGTTGAACATGATAGCCTCCACCGTCACACTCTAACTATCAACAAAGTAAGAGAAGAGGACTTTGGCGACTACACTTGCACAGCGGAGAACACCCTTGGCCAGACAAAGAACACACTCAGACTGACAGGTCTTCCTAAAATCCCCAGGATGACAAGtagtcctgctggtggtgaaaAGACCTCATACACACTCACGTGGGAGACAGAAAGCTACACTCCTATTATCCAATACCGTCTTCGATACCGAAAGTTACAGCACAGTGTTGCAAGCCAGGCTCCAGGACTATGGGTTGATGGCCTTCACGATCCCAAACCTTCAGAGGGAAATTTAACTGGTCCCATTCACCACATGAGCCATGCCCTTGAAATGCTGGAACCTGCTACAGACTATGAAGCAACTGTTGATGTTGAAAACAAATTTGGGTGGTCTAATACGTCAGATATCTTCCAGTTCTACACTAGGAAAGAAGTAGCCATTGGTCAGTCATCCAGCGGGTGCGGCGCTTCCACCACAGTGAGTGTGGCGCTTATGACTGTAATGCTGGGACCCATCCTCTCGTAA